A section of the Oncorhynchus gorbuscha isolate QuinsamMale2020 ecotype Even-year linkage group LG06, OgorEven_v1.0, whole genome shotgun sequence genome encodes:
- the LOC124037533 gene encoding tripartite motif-containing protein 16-like isoform X2 codes for MAQQGVLLDQDQFCCSVCLELLTEPVTTACGHSYCRICIEDCWDNNVLRGVYSCPQCRETFTPRPTLRKNNMLAEVVEELKKTGLQAAPSPALCYAGPGDVACDVCTGTRKQKALMSCLACLASYCENHLQPHYESPTFMKHKLVNATAAQLQETICSHHDKLLEVYCRTDQQCICYQCVMDEHKGHDTVSASAERTEKQRQLGMSQQKVQQRFHAREKELKELQQAVESFKRSAVKGSDKIFAELRSSEVKELIRAQVKSQVSQAEGLLEQLKKEIAELRKRSTELEQLSQTEDHITFLQSFQSLSSISVSSDLPSIVVGPLQYFGDVSQTVSELREKLEDFLKGEWTKISKTVNIVDVVLPPEPKTREQLLQYSCQLTLDPNTAGTRLSLSEGNRKVSQTRQDQPYPGHPDRFTNNYQVLCREGLSGRCYWEVEWSGVYVITTVSYKDISRTERGNAFGYNDKSWSLQCSSDGYYFRHNNVETKASGPQSSRVGVYLDHKAGTLSFYSVSDTMTLLYRVQTTFTQPLYPGFWLSGTAELVKL; via the exons ATGGCTCAACAAGGAGTTCTGCTGGACCAGGACCagttctgttgttctgtctgtctggagctaCTGACGGAGCCGGTCACTACTGCCTGTGGACACAGTTACTGTAGAATCTGTATTGAGGACTGCTGGGATAACAATGTTCTGAGAGGGGTCTATAGCTGTCCTCAGTGCAGAGAGACCTTCACTCCAAGGCCCACTCTAAGGAAAAATAACATGTTGGCTGAGGTGGTGGAGGAACTGAAGAAGACAGGACTCCAGGctgctccctctcctgctctGTGCTATGCTGGACCTGGAGATGTGGCGTGTGATGTCTGCACTGGGACCAGAAAACAGAAAGCCCTCATGTCCTGTCTGGCGTGTCTGGCTTCTTACTGTGAGAATCACCTCCAACCTCACTATGAATCTCCTACTTTCATGAAGCACAAGCTGGTCAACGCCACTGCTGCACAACTACAGGAGACGATCTGCTCTCATCATGACAAACTGCTGGAGGTTTACTGTCGTACCGATCAGCAGTGTATCTgttatcagtgtgtgatggatgAACATAAAGGCCATGATACAGTGTCAGCTTCAGCAGAGAGGACTGAGAAACAG AGGCAGCTGGGGATGAGTCAGCAGAAGGTCCAGCAGAGATTCCATGCGAGAGAGAAGGAGCTGAAGGAGCTCCAACAGGCTGTGGAGTCTTTCAAG CGCTCTGCAGTGAAGGGCAGTGATAAGATATTTGCTGAGCTGAGGAGCTCTGAGGTGAAGGAGCTGATCAGAGCCCAAGTGAAGTCTCAAGTGAGTCAAGCTGAAGGACTCCTGGAGCAACTGAAGAAGGAGATAGCTGAGCTGAGGAAGAGAAGCACTGAGCTGGAGCAGCTCTCACAAACAGAGGATCACATCACTTTCCTCCAG agttttcagtctctctccagtatcAGTGTATCTTCAGACTTACCCAGCATCGTTGTCGGTCCTCTTCAGTACTTTGGAGATGTGAGTCAGACTGTGTCTGAACTGAGAGAGAAACTAGAAGACTTCCTTAAAGGAGAATGGACCAAGATCTCCAAAACAG tgAATATAGTGGATGTTGTACTGCCTCCAGAGCCCAAGACCAGAGAACAGTTGTTACAAT ATTCCTGTCAGCTCACACTGGACCCAAACACAGCAGGCacacgtctctctctgtctgaaggGAACAGAAAGGTGTCCCAAACACGCCAAGACCAACCATATCCTGGTCATCCAGACAGATTCACAAACAACTACCAGGTTCTATGTAGAGAGGGTCTGTCTGGACGCTGTTACTGGGAGGTGGAGTGGAGTGGGGTGTATGTTATTACAACAGTCTCATATAAAGACAtcagcagaacagagagaggtaatgCATTTGGATACAATGACAAGTCCTGGAGTTTACAGTGCTCTAGTGATGGTTATTATTTCAGACACAATAATGTTGAGACTAAAGCATCAGGCCCTCAGTCCTCCAGAGTAGGAGTGTACCTGGATCACAAGGCAGGTACTCTGTCCTTCTACAGTGTCTCTGACACAATGACCCTCCTCTACAGAGTCCAGACCACATTCACTCAGCCCCTCTATCCTGGGTTTTGGCTCTCTGGTACtgctgagctggttaaactgtag
- the LOC124037533 gene encoding tripartite motif-containing protein 16-like isoform X1, which yields MAQQGVLLDQDQFCCSVCLELLTEPVTTACGHSYCRICIEDCWDNNVLRGVYSCPQCRETFTPRPTLRKNNMLAEVVEELKKTGLQAAPSPALCYAGPGDVACDVCTGTRKQKALMSCLACLASYCENHLQPHYESPTFMKHKLVNATAAQLQETICSHHDKLLEVYCRTDQQCICYQCVMDEHKGHDTVSASAERTEKQRQLGMSQQKVQQRFHAREKELKELQQAVESFKVSIRSAVKGSDKIFAELRSSEVKELIRAQVKSQVSQAEGLLEQLKKEIAELRKRSTELEQLSQTEDHITFLQSFQSLSSISVSSDLPSIVVGPLQYFGDVSQTVSELREKLEDFLKGEWTKISKTVNIVDVVLPPEPKTREQLLQYSCQLTLDPNTAGTRLSLSEGNRKVSQTRQDQPYPGHPDRFTNNYQVLCREGLSGRCYWEVEWSGVYVITTVSYKDISRTERGNAFGYNDKSWSLQCSSDGYYFRHNNVETKASGPQSSRVGVYLDHKAGTLSFYSVSDTMTLLYRVQTTFTQPLYPGFWLSGTAELVKL from the exons ATGGCTCAACAAGGAGTTCTGCTGGACCAGGACCagttctgttgttctgtctgtctggagctaCTGACGGAGCCGGTCACTACTGCCTGTGGACACAGTTACTGTAGAATCTGTATTGAGGACTGCTGGGATAACAATGTTCTGAGAGGGGTCTATAGCTGTCCTCAGTGCAGAGAGACCTTCACTCCAAGGCCCACTCTAAGGAAAAATAACATGTTGGCTGAGGTGGTGGAGGAACTGAAGAAGACAGGACTCCAGGctgctccctctcctgctctGTGCTATGCTGGACCTGGAGATGTGGCGTGTGATGTCTGCACTGGGACCAGAAAACAGAAAGCCCTCATGTCCTGTCTGGCGTGTCTGGCTTCTTACTGTGAGAATCACCTCCAACCTCACTATGAATCTCCTACTTTCATGAAGCACAAGCTGGTCAACGCCACTGCTGCACAACTACAGGAGACGATCTGCTCTCATCATGACAAACTGCTGGAGGTTTACTGTCGTACCGATCAGCAGTGTATCTgttatcagtgtgtgatggatgAACATAAAGGCCATGATACAGTGTCAGCTTCAGCAGAGAGGACTGAGAAACAG AGGCAGCTGGGGATGAGTCAGCAGAAGGTCCAGCAGAGATTCCATGCGAGAGAGAAGGAGCTGAAGGAGCTCCAACAGGCTGTGGAGTCTTTCAAGGTGAGTATT CGCTCTGCAGTGAAGGGCAGTGATAAGATATTTGCTGAGCTGAGGAGCTCTGAGGTGAAGGAGCTGATCAGAGCCCAAGTGAAGTCTCAAGTGAGTCAAGCTGAAGGACTCCTGGAGCAACTGAAGAAGGAGATAGCTGAGCTGAGGAAGAGAAGCACTGAGCTGGAGCAGCTCTCACAAACAGAGGATCACATCACTTTCCTCCAG agttttcagtctctctccagtatcAGTGTATCTTCAGACTTACCCAGCATCGTTGTCGGTCCTCTTCAGTACTTTGGAGATGTGAGTCAGACTGTGTCTGAACTGAGAGAGAAACTAGAAGACTTCCTTAAAGGAGAATGGACCAAGATCTCCAAAACAG tgAATATAGTGGATGTTGTACTGCCTCCAGAGCCCAAGACCAGAGAACAGTTGTTACAAT ATTCCTGTCAGCTCACACTGGACCCAAACACAGCAGGCacacgtctctctctgtctgaaggGAACAGAAAGGTGTCCCAAACACGCCAAGACCAACCATATCCTGGTCATCCAGACAGATTCACAAACAACTACCAGGTTCTATGTAGAGAGGGTCTGTCTGGACGCTGTTACTGGGAGGTGGAGTGGAGTGGGGTGTATGTTATTACAACAGTCTCATATAAAGACAtcagcagaacagagagaggtaatgCATTTGGATACAATGACAAGTCCTGGAGTTTACAGTGCTCTAGTGATGGTTATTATTTCAGACACAATAATGTTGAGACTAAAGCATCAGGCCCTCAGTCCTCCAGAGTAGGAGTGTACCTGGATCACAAGGCAGGTACTCTGTCCTTCTACAGTGTCTCTGACACAATGACCCTCCTCTACAGAGTCCAGACCACATTCACTCAGCCCCTCTATCCTGGGTTTTGGCTCTCTGGTACtgctgagctggttaaactgtag